Proteins from one Cryptomeria japonica chromosome 4, Sugi_1.0, whole genome shotgun sequence genomic window:
- the LOC131044121 gene encoding ribosomal RNA small subunit methyltransferase, with product MAGGKERKTKPSAAQRQQGGIQFYKSKGQHILKNPMLVQTIVQKAGIKSTDIVLEIGPGTGNLTMKLLEVAKKVIAVELDPRMVLELQRRVQGTSNAIRLQVIQGDVLKTELPYFDVCVANIPYQISSPLTFKLLSHRPIFRCAIIMFQREFAMRLVAKPRDNLYCRLSVNTQLLARVSHLLKVGKNNFRPPPKVDSSVVRIEPRNPLPPISFKEWDGMIRLCFNRKNKTLGAIFRTKNILTLLEKNYKTFQALQEACSKPNESTVGDVSILGDPANDSTMEIDAGEDQEMDVDDADMQEGASQFKDKILNILQEGNFEDKRSSKLTQDDFLHLLSLFNKAGIHFA from the exons ATGGCAGGCGGGAAAGAGCGCAAAACCAAGCCCTCGGCAGCACAGCGTCAGCAGGGAGGAATTCAGTTTTACAAATCAAAAGGTCAACACATCCTTAAGAATCCAATGCTAGTACAGACCATTGTGCAAAAGGCAGGCATTAAGAGTACAGATATTGTGCTGGAAATAGGGCCAGGGACTGGGAACTTGACAATGAAGTTGCTGGAGGTAGCAAAAAAGGTAATAGCAGTGGAGTTGGATCCTCGTATGGTGTTGGAATTGCAGCGCAGGGTGCAGGGAACTAGCAATGCCATTCGGTTGCAG GTCATTCAAGGAGACGTTCTCAAAACTGAACTACCCTATTTTGATGTGTGTGTAGCAAATATCCCATATCAGATATCATCTCCTCTTACGTTCAAGCTCTTGTCACACAGACCAATTTTTAGATGTGCCATTATCATGTTCCAGAGAGAGTTTGCCATGCGGCTTGTTGCAAAACCAAGAGATAACTTATATTGCCGCCTTTCTGTGAATACTCAGTTGTTGGCTCGTGTTTCGCATCTATTGAAAGTTGGAAAAAATAATTTCAGGCCACCACCAAAAGTAGACTCCTCTGTTGTTCGAATTGAGCCCCGGAATCCTCTTCCTCCAATTAGTTTCAAGGAGTGGGATGGGATGATTCGTCTCTGTTTTAATCGCAAAAATAAAACTTTGGGGGCAATCTTTAGAACCAAAAATATCTTAACACTGTTGGAGAAGAACTATAAGACATTTCAAGCTTTGCAAGAAGCATGTTCAAAGCCTAATGAATCAACAGTTGGGGATGTGTCAATTTTGGGTGACCCAGCTAATGACTCTACTATGGAAATTGATGCTGGGGAAGATCAAGAAATGGATGTTGATGATGCTGATATGCAGGAAGGGGCTTCTCAATTTAAGGATAAAATACTCAATATCTTGCAAGAAGGCAATTTTGAAGATAAAAGATCTTCCAAGCTTACTCAAGATGATTTCTTGCATCTCTTATCCCTCTTTAACAAGGCTGGCATACATTTTGCTTAA